A region of Streptomyces deccanensis DNA encodes the following proteins:
- a CDS encoding FMN-dependent NADH-azoreductase — MNLFRLDASIRTEGSVSRALADTAEQAWLAEHPGGVVTRRDLGVHPLPGDAWTALAHEVVNPAAPAPAEAHELLDRLGAELLAADAFLFAVPMYNWNVPEQVKTWIDLILKHPVVGVHGDWPLKGKPALLTLSRGGGYGPGTPKEGWDHATPYLRMILADVFGLDLQIAEAELTHAFWNPEMAHLRGLAEESMKTGHEHAAEHGLRIAKLSRV, encoded by the coding sequence ATGAACCTGTTCCGTCTCGACGCGAGCATCCGTACCGAAGGGTCGGTGAGCCGCGCCCTCGCCGACACCGCCGAGCAGGCGTGGCTCGCCGAGCACCCCGGCGGCGTCGTGACCCGGCGCGACCTCGGGGTCCACCCGCTGCCCGGGGACGCCTGGACCGCGCTCGCCCACGAAGTCGTCAACCCGGCCGCACCGGCCCCCGCCGAGGCGCACGAGCTCCTCGACCGCCTCGGCGCGGAACTGCTCGCCGCCGACGCGTTCCTGTTCGCGGTGCCGATGTACAACTGGAACGTCCCGGAGCAGGTCAAGACCTGGATCGACCTGATCCTGAAGCACCCCGTGGTGGGTGTGCACGGTGACTGGCCGCTCAAGGGCAAGCCGGCGCTGCTGACGTTGAGCCGGGGCGGCGGCTACGGGCCCGGCACCCCGAAGGAGGGCTGGGATCACGCCACCCCCTACCTGCGCATGATCCTGGCCGACGTCTTCGGCCTCGACCTGCAGATCGCCGAGGCGGAGCTGACCCACGCGTTCTGGAACCCGGAGATGGCGCACCTGCGAGGACTGGCCGAAGAATCCATGAAGACAGGGCACGAGCACGCCGCCGAGCATGGGCTGCGGATCGCCAAGCTCAGCAGGGTCTGA